In the genome of Desulfuromonas sp. DDH964, one region contains:
- a CDS encoding sigma-54 dependent transcriptional regulator: MNKGRVLVVDDEKNLRFTFAEFLTGDGFRVETADSFEAAIAWLGGNVPDVVIADILIGDRSGIDLLRQVKAGHPQVPVIMVTGYPNLDSASEAVRLGAFDYLAKPVTKANLLQATRSALSFRQLHTQLIRYQANLEALFRSLPEAILTLDTDGCVTALNQRARRLCQLSASAVGKPLAAVFGEANRDLVALLQEALHSRRSQEIERHECRFGTGARLVVSVSAQPLVHESGQFLGAVLILSDETRLDRLERDLRERRQLRGIIGKSPKLQEIYALIEDLANVPSSVLVLGESGTGKELVADAIHQLGERRNQPLVKVNCAAMSENLLESELFGHTRGAFTGAVRDRIGRFQKADGGTIFLDEIGDISPNMQLRLLRVLQEKEIERLGESRPIPVNVRVIAATNQNLQEKVRRGEFREDLFYRLHVVTVELPPLRERREDIPLLVDHFCGRLNEELHKEIKGVSQEVIDRFMGYAWPGNIRELRHILEHAFIRCHEPVVTVGNLPPDFATSDLAMPAPGPGSRDVERERLLSALNSSGWNKSKAARRLGLDRKTIYRQMKRHGLEEPSAEGS, encoded by the coding sequence ATGAACAAGGGTCGTGTCCTGGTGGTGGATGACGAGAAGAATCTGCGGTTCACCTTCGCCGAGTTCCTTACCGGCGACGGCTTCCGGGTCGAGACCGCCGATTCATTCGAGGCGGCAATCGCCTGGCTCGGTGGCAATGTCCCCGACGTGGTGATCGCTGACATTCTCATCGGCGACCGCTCGGGCATTGATCTGCTGCGGCAGGTTAAGGCCGGCCACCCGCAGGTGCCGGTCATCATGGTGACCGGCTATCCCAATCTCGATTCCGCCTCCGAGGCGGTGCGGCTCGGCGCCTTCGATTATCTGGCCAAGCCGGTGACCAAGGCCAACCTGCTGCAGGCAACCCGCTCGGCGTTGTCCTTCCGCCAACTCCATACCCAGCTGATCCGCTACCAGGCCAATCTCGAGGCCCTGTTTCGCTCCCTGCCCGAAGCCATTCTCACCCTTGACACCGATGGATGCGTCACGGCGCTTAACCAGAGGGCCCGGCGTCTCTGCCAGCTTTCCGCTTCCGCCGTTGGCAAACCCCTTGCGGCGGTGTTTGGTGAGGCAAATCGGGATTTGGTGGCGCTGCTGCAGGAAGCACTACACAGCCGCCGGTCGCAGGAGATCGAACGCCACGAATGTCGCTTCGGGACCGGCGCCAGGCTGGTAGTTTCGGTCAGCGCCCAACCCCTGGTACACGAGTCGGGCCAGTTTCTCGGCGCGGTCCTGATCCTGAGCGACGAAACCCGCCTCGATCGGCTCGAACGGGATTTGCGGGAACGCCGCCAACTGCGCGGGATCATCGGCAAAAGCCCGAAATTGCAAGAAATCTACGCCCTGATCGAGGATCTGGCGAATGTCCCGTCGTCGGTCCTGGTGCTGGGCGAATCCGGCACCGGCAAGGAACTGGTCGCCGATGCCATCCACCAACTGGGTGAGCGCCGCAACCAGCCCCTGGTCAAGGTCAACTGCGCCGCCATGAGCGAAAATCTTCTCGAGAGCGAACTTTTTGGACACACCCGCGGTGCATTCACCGGCGCTGTCCGCGATCGCATCGGCCGCTTCCAGAAGGCCGATGGCGGCACCATCTTTCTCGATGAGATCGGCGACATTTCGCCGAATATGCAGTTGCGGTTGCTGCGGGTCTTGCAGGAGAAAGAGATCGAACGTCTGGGGGAATCCAGGCCGATTCCCGTCAATGTGCGGGTCATCGCCGCGACCAATCAGAACCTTCAGGAAAAAGTTCGCCGGGGCGAGTTCCGCGAAGATCTCTTCTATCGCCTGCACGTTGTCACTGTCGAGCTGCCGCCGCTGCGCGAGCGTCGTGAGGACATCCCCCTGCTGGTGGATCATTTTTGCGGACGCCTCAACGAAGAATTGCACAAGGAGATCAAGGGAGTCAGCCAGGAAGTCATCGACCGTTTCATGGGCTATGCCTGGCCGGGCAATATCCGCGAACTTCGACACATACTGGAACATGCATTTATTCGCTGCCATGAGCCGGTGGTTACGGTCGGCAATCTGCCGCCGGATTTTGCCACGTCCGATTTGGCCATGCCGGCGCCTGGACCCGGTTCCAGGGACGTCGAGCGTGAGCGGCTGCTGTCGGCCCTCAACAGTTCTGGCTGGAACAAATCCAAGGCCGCCAGGCGCCTTGGGCTCGACCGCAAGACCATCTACCGGCAGATGAAACGGCACGGGCTGGAAGAACCCTCTGCCGAGGGTTCCTGA
- the rnc gene encoding ribonuclease III: protein MDDTIQDHPLQRRIGYRFADPGLLCEALTHKSYSNEQADGLAPHSERLEFLGDAVLDLAISSLAFAAFPGFSEGELTRVRAEVVSEASLARIARGLDLGAWLRLGRGEARSGGREKESLLADACEALLGAVFCDGGYPAACAVVEELFGPALAAAAHSKTGADFKTRLQELLQSRFGRPPRYALVETSGPDHQRHYRVEVHCGSDLLGSGSGRSKKAAEQEAAREALDRLGP, encoded by the coding sequence TTGGACGACACCATCCAGGACCATCCGCTGCAGCGGAGGATTGGCTACCGGTTTGCCGACCCCGGCCTGCTGTGCGAGGCCCTGACCCACAAATCCTACAGTAATGAACAGGCCGATGGCCTCGCCCCGCACAGTGAACGGCTGGAGTTTCTCGGCGACGCTGTTCTCGATCTGGCGATCAGCTCCCTGGCCTTTGCCGCCTTTCCCGGTTTTAGCGAAGGGGAGTTGACCCGGGTGCGGGCCGAAGTTGTCAGCGAGGCCAGCCTGGCCCGGATCGCCCGCGGGCTCGATCTCGGTGCCTGGCTCCGCCTCGGCCGTGGCGAGGCGCGGAGCGGCGGGCGGGAGAAGGAAAGCCTGCTCGCCGATGCCTGTGAAGCTCTGCTCGGCGCGGTTTTTTGTGACGGTGGTTATCCGGCCGCCTGCGCGGTGGTCGAGGAGCTCTTTGGCCCGGCGCTGGCAGCCGCGGCGCACAGCAAGACCGGCGCTGATTTTAAAACCCGGCTTCAGGAACTGTTGCAAAGCCGCTTTGGTCGGCCACCCCGCTATGCCCTGGTCGAAACCAGCGGCCCCGACCACCAGCGCCATTACCGGGTGGAGGTTCACTGCGGCAGTGATCTCCTCGGCAGCGGCAGCGGGCGGAGCAAGAAAGCTGCCGAGCAGGAAGCGGCCCGGGAAGCTCTCGACCGCCTCGGTCCCTGA
- a CDS encoding TatD family hydrolase: MSNIHPLVDSHAHLDGPRFAGEVAEVVARAVTAGVTQMITVGCDLPSSRASIALAEEHAAVYAAVGIHPHDALTADTAAIEELRRLAAHPKVVAIGETGLDFYRDRAPREAQRAAFRAQIRLAREIGKPLIVHDRDAHDEILAILREERASEAGGVLHCFSGDLAMARACLELGFYISIAGPVTYPANEGLREVVRAVSVDRLLVETDCPYLAPQSRRGKRNEPALVAETTAKVAEVKGLTLDDVARVTTLNAYTLFGVGEVDQTTRIAYTIRNSLYLNITNRCTNACTFCAKFKDFTVKGHQLRLTHEPTVTEVKEAIGDPTRFDEVVFCGYGEPLIRLDLVKEIAAWLHEKGVKVRINSDGQANLVHGRDILPELQGLVDSISISLNAPDAATYQHWCRSRFGEAGYQALCDFLRAAPRYIPEVTATAVTLPGIDIAACRALAAQLGVPFREREYNEVG, encoded by the coding sequence ATGAGCAACATCCACCCCCTGGTCGACAGCCATGCCCACCTCGATGGCCCCCGCTTTGCGGGCGAAGTGGCGGAAGTCGTGGCCCGCGCCGTGACGGCCGGGGTCACCCAAATGATCACCGTCGGCTGCGATCTCCCCTCCTCGCGGGCGAGCATCGCCCTGGCCGAGGAGCATGCTGCCGTCTATGCCGCGGTCGGCATTCACCCCCATGATGCCCTGACCGCCGATACCGCCGCGATCGAGGAATTGCGGCGCTTGGCCGCCCACCCCAAGGTCGTGGCGATCGGTGAAACCGGCCTCGACTTCTACCGCGACCGCGCCCCCCGCGAAGCCCAGCGTGCAGCCTTCCGCGCCCAGATCCGCCTCGCCCGGGAGATCGGCAAACCTCTCATCGTGCATGACCGCGATGCCCACGACGAGATCCTGGCGATTCTGCGCGAGGAACGAGCCAGCGAAGCCGGCGGGGTACTGCACTGCTTCTCCGGCGATCTCGCCATGGCCAGAGCCTGCCTTGAACTCGGCTTTTACATCTCCATCGCCGGACCGGTCACCTATCCGGCCAATGAAGGGCTGCGGGAGGTGGTGCGAGCCGTCTCCGTCGACCGCCTGCTGGTCGAAACCGACTGCCCCTACCTCGCTCCCCAATCGCGGCGCGGCAAGCGCAACGAACCGGCCCTGGTGGCCGAGACGACCGCCAAGGTCGCCGAGGTCAAGGGGTTGACTCTCGACGATGTGGCGCGGGTGACGACGCTCAATGCCTACACCCTGTTCGGCGTCGGCGAAGTCGACCAGACCACCCGCATCGCCTACACCATCCGCAACTCGCTCTACCTCAACATCACCAACCGCTGCACCAATGCCTGTACCTTCTGCGCCAAGTTCAAGGATTTCACCGTCAAGGGGCACCAGCTCCGCCTCACCCATGAGCCGACCGTCACCGAGGTAAAAGAGGCGATCGGCGACCCGACCCGCTTCGACGAGGTCGTCTTCTGCGGCTACGGCGAGCCGCTGATCCGGCTTGACCTGGTGAAGGAGATCGCCGCCTGGCTGCACGAAAAAGGGGTGAAGGTGCGTATCAACAGCGACGGCCAGGCCAACCTGGTGCACGGCCGCGACATCCTCCCCGAACTGCAGGGGCTCGTTGACAGCATCTCGATTTCCCTCAACGCCCCCGACGCCGCAACCTACCAGCACTGGTGCCGCAGCCGCTTCGGCGAGGCAGGTTACCAGGCGCTCTGCGACTTTCTGCGCGCAGCCCCGCGCTACATTCCCGAGGTGACCGCCACCGCCGTCACCCTGCCCGGGATCGATATCGCCGCCTGTCGGGCGCTGGCCGCCCAGCTCGGGGTCCCCTTCCGCGAGCGGGAGTACAACGAGGTCGGTTAG
- the holB gene encoding DNA polymerase III subunit delta', with translation MTFAQIHGHDHQKNILRRALAGNRLAHAYLFEGPAGIGKRLMALALVRAIFCREGTGCGSCSSCRKVDHNNHPDLLTIAAEGNSIKIEQIRALQKELAYRPLEAPRKVCLIDGAEKLGASAGNALLKTLEEPSSQALLILLTPLPENLLITIRSRCQRLPFTRLPRTEIERVLREQLSLDEAQGHILAALSEGSFERALGRDRDLYLERRRDLLKALTALSAGSVAPTFDLARSLSEEKERLPDILEIFQAFYRDLLLLQHGSGEEELVNIDLREKLHRVAAREDSASLLRKLDALAGCRRQLARNVNRQLALEVLLLRLAA, from the coding sequence ATGACCTTCGCGCAGATTCATGGTCACGACCACCAGAAGAATATCCTGCGCCGCGCCCTGGCGGGCAACCGTCTCGCCCACGCCTATCTCTTTGAAGGCCCTGCCGGGATCGGCAAGCGGCTGATGGCCCTCGCCCTGGTGCGGGCAATCTTCTGCCGGGAAGGGACCGGCTGCGGCAGCTGCAGTTCCTGCCGCAAGGTCGACCACAACAACCACCCCGACCTGCTGACGATCGCGGCCGAGGGAAACAGCATCAAGATCGAACAGATCAGAGCACTGCAGAAGGAACTCGCCTACCGCCCCCTGGAGGCGCCCCGCAAGGTCTGCCTCATCGACGGCGCTGAAAAACTGGGCGCCAGCGCGGGCAATGCCTTGCTGAAAACGTTGGAGGAACCGTCCTCGCAGGCGCTGCTGATCCTGCTGACGCCGCTGCCGGAGAACCTGCTGATCACGATCCGCTCCCGCTGCCAGCGCCTCCCCTTCACGCGTCTGCCGCGGACGGAGATTGAACGGGTGCTGCGCGAGCAGCTGAGCCTCGATGAGGCGCAGGGACATATCCTCGCTGCCCTCTCCGAAGGGAGCTTCGAACGCGCTCTTGGTCGCGACCGGGACCTCTACCTGGAACGCCGCCGCGACCTGCTCAAAGCCCTGACGGCCCTCTCCGCCGGGAGCGTGGCACCGACCTTCGACCTCGCGCGAAGTCTGAGCGAGGAGAAGGAGCGTCTCCCCGATATCCTGGAGATCTTCCAGGCCTTCTATCGCGACCTGCTCTTGCTGCAGCATGGCAGCGGCGAGGAAGAGCTGGTCAACATCGATTTGCGGGAGAAACTTCATCGTGTCGCAGCCCGGGAAGACAGCGCGTCGCTGCTGCGCAAACTCGACGCCCTGGCCGGCTGCCGGCGGCAGCTGGCACGTAACGTCAACCGGCAGCTTGCCCTCGAGGTATTGCTGCTGCGCCTGGCCGCCTGA
- a CDS encoding PSP1 domain-containing protein, with the protein MPRVVKIKFRDAGKQYDFNAQQWELRAGEQVVVETDRGRALGIVVLPPEEKAEGEVSGDLKSILRPASDEDRAMASANATRERDALRFCQQRIAERRLEMKLVRAEYLFDGSKIIFYFTADGRIDFRELVKDLAHYFHTRIEMRQIGVRDEAKLTGGIGICGRELCCCTFLTDFAPVSVKMAKEQGLALNPTKISGQCGRLLCCLAYEFETYCALRKGLPKSGRKVTVDGHDGEVTEVNVLRQKVTVRMGDGSRVQLTAEEIASGERLRPLAPGQQPTPLPDRTEPGRDRNRRERPPRRPGGDRPRPPRSGEQPETAPSPKNLPPSPPPPATAGEPAPPAEGTTAKKPRRRNRNRRRPKKSE; encoded by the coding sequence ATGCCCAGAGTTGTAAAAATCAAATTTCGCGATGCCGGCAAGCAATACGACTTCAACGCCCAGCAATGGGAGTTGCGCGCCGGCGAGCAGGTGGTGGTCGAAACCGACCGCGGCCGTGCCCTCGGCATCGTCGTCCTCCCCCCAGAGGAGAAGGCTGAGGGAGAGGTTTCCGGCGACCTGAAATCGATCCTGCGCCCGGCCAGTGATGAAGACCGGGCGATGGCCAGCGCCAATGCAACGCGGGAACGCGATGCCCTGCGCTTTTGCCAGCAACGGATCGCGGAGCGGCGGCTGGAGATGAAACTGGTCCGCGCCGAATACCTCTTCGACGGCTCCAAGATCATCTTCTACTTCACCGCCGACGGCCGCATCGACTTCCGGGAACTGGTCAAGGACCTGGCCCACTACTTTCACACCCGCATCGAAATGCGCCAGATCGGGGTTCGCGACGAAGCCAAGCTGACCGGCGGCATCGGTATCTGCGGCCGGGAGCTCTGCTGTTGCACCTTTTTAACCGACTTCGCGCCAGTCTCGGTGAAGATGGCCAAGGAGCAGGGTCTCGCCCTCAATCCGACCAAGATCAGCGGTCAGTGCGGACGGCTCCTTTGCTGCCTCGCCTACGAATTCGAAACCTACTGTGCGCTACGCAAGGGGCTGCCCAAGAGTGGCCGCAAGGTCACCGTCGACGGCCACGATGGGGAAGTCACCGAGGTGAACGTCCTGCGCCAGAAGGTCACGGTGCGCATGGGCGATGGCAGCCGGGTGCAACTCACCGCCGAGGAGATTGCCAGCGGCGAACGTCTCCGCCCCCTGGCGCCGGGGCAGCAGCCCACCCCGCTTCCGGACCGTACTGAACCCGGTCGCGACCGCAATCGCCGCGAACGCCCGCCGCGCCGGCCCGGCGGCGACCGCCCCCGCCCTCCCCGCAGTGGCGAGCAGCCGGAAACCGCACCGTCACCCAAAAACCTGCCACCGAGCCCGCCGCCACCGGCAACCGCCGGGGAGCCGGCGCCGCCGGCTGAGGGGACGACGGCCAAGAAACCGCGGCGCCGGAATCGCAACCGGCGGCGGCCGAAGAAGAGTGAATGA
- the metG gene encoding methionine--tRNA ligase, with protein sequence MEKRFYITTPIYYVNDVPHIGHAYTTLACDVLARYKRARGYEVFFLTGTDEHGQKVEKAALTKGETPLELADRVMKRFQALWEKLNISHTDFIRTTQERHKKGVRALFEKIEARGDIYLGAYEDWYCTPCETFWTELQLMDGNCPDCGRPTEKLKEESYFFRMSKYQQALLDHIEANPDFIQPRSRRNEILNFVREGLRDLSISRTTFSWGIPVPGNDKHVIYVWFDALSNYITALGYPDDPQGNYAKFWPVDAHVIGKDILRFHTVYWPTFLLAAGLPLPKKVFAHGWWTVEGQKMSKSLANVVEPNMLVDKYGVDAIRYFLLREVPFGLDGDFSHSALVHRINSDLANDLGNLVSRSTAMLSKYFDGILPPAATANEVDAAFIARFPRTMASVDGFMDELAFNKALQAIWELVSAANKYIDDTAPWSLAKKSEDRERLGTVMYNLLEAVRIVGLLIAPFMPETAAGIARILGGDPLDLSIAGHDRWGGLAAGTTIEKAAPLFPRIETE encoded by the coding sequence ATGGAAAAACGCTTTTACATCACCACTCCGATCTACTACGTCAACGACGTACCGCACATCGGTCATGCCTACACCACTCTGGCCTGCGATGTCCTCGCCCGCTACAAGCGCGCTCGCGGGTATGAGGTCTTTTTCCTCACCGGCACCGATGAGCATGGCCAGAAGGTGGAAAAGGCGGCGCTGACCAAGGGGGAAACACCGCTGGAACTCGCCGATAGGGTGATGAAACGTTTTCAGGCCCTCTGGGAAAAACTGAATATCAGCCACACCGATTTCATCCGCACCACCCAGGAACGCCACAAAAAGGGGGTGCGGGCCCTCTTCGAAAAGATCGAGGCCCGGGGTGATATCTACCTCGGCGCTTACGAGGACTGGTATTGCACCCCCTGCGAGACCTTCTGGACCGAGTTGCAGCTGATGGACGGCAACTGCCCCGATTGCGGCCGGCCGACGGAGAAGCTCAAGGAGGAGTCGTACTTCTTCCGCATGAGCAAGTACCAGCAGGCCCTGCTCGACCATATCGAGGCGAACCCCGACTTCATCCAGCCGCGCAGCCGCCGCAACGAAATCCTCAACTTCGTTCGCGAGGGTCTGCGCGACCTCTCGATCTCCCGCACCACCTTCTCCTGGGGGATCCCGGTACCGGGGAACGACAAGCATGTCATCTACGTCTGGTTCGACGCCTTGAGCAACTACATCACGGCGCTCGGCTATCCAGACGATCCGCAAGGGAACTACGCCAAGTTCTGGCCGGTCGACGCCCACGTCATCGGCAAGGACATCCTCCGTTTTCACACCGTTTACTGGCCGACCTTCCTCCTCGCCGCCGGCCTGCCACTGCCGAAGAAGGTCTTCGCCCATGGCTGGTGGACGGTGGAGGGGCAGAAGATGAGCAAGAGCCTCGCCAACGTGGTCGAGCCGAACATGCTGGTCGACAAGTACGGCGTCGATGCGATCCGCTACTTTCTGCTGCGCGAGGTCCCCTTCGGCCTCGATGGCGACTTCTCCCACAGCGCCCTGGTCCATCGCATCAACTCCGACCTCGCCAACGACCTCGGCAACCTGGTTAGCCGCTCCACGGCGATGCTGAGCAAGTACTTCGACGGCATTCTCCCGCCCGCCGCAACCGCCAACGAGGTCGATGCCGCCTTTATTGCGCGGTTTCCGCGGACGATGGCCAGCGTCGACGGGTTCATGGACGAATTGGCCTTCAACAAGGCATTGCAGGCGATCTGGGAGCTGGTCAGCGCTGCCAACAAGTATATCGACGACACCGCCCCCTGGTCCCTGGCGAAAAAGAGCGAGGATCGGGAACGACTCGGTACGGTGATGTACAACCTGCTCGAGGCGGTCCGCATCGTCGGGCTCCTGATCGCGCCCTTCATGCCCGAAACCGCCGCCGGCATCGCACGCATTCTCGGCGGGGACCCGCTGGATCTCAGCATCGCCGGCCACGATCGCTGGGGCGGCCTGGCCGCCGGGACAACCATCGAAAAGGCGGCTCCCCTCTTCCCGCGCATTGAAACGGAGTAA
- the tmk gene encoding dTMP kinase, whose product MGFFITFEGIEGCGKTTQLRRLAAELQAVGHAVLLTREPGGCAIADTLRQVLLDSANYAMAPATELLLYAAARAQHVAEVIGPALNAGKIVLCDRFFDATLAYQGYGRGLDLELIRELNQIAAGSVTPDVTLLLDFLPEAGLNRARRRNAGSSGPDEGRFEAESLAFHQRVRQGYLDLAAKEARFRVIDANGDEETVAARVRAALAPLLDLRSRT is encoded by the coding sequence ATGGGATTTTTCATTACGTTCGAGGGAATTGAGGGGTGTGGCAAGACCACCCAGCTGCGCCGCCTGGCTGCGGAGCTGCAGGCAGTTGGGCACGCCGTCCTGCTGACCCGGGAGCCGGGCGGTTGCGCCATTGCTGACACCCTGCGCCAGGTCCTCCTGGATAGTGCCAATTATGCCATGGCCCCCGCTACCGAGCTGCTCCTCTATGCCGCCGCCCGCGCCCAGCATGTCGCCGAGGTGATCGGTCCGGCCCTGAATGCGGGGAAGATCGTCCTCTGTGACCGTTTCTTCGATGCCACCCTCGCCTACCAGGGTTACGGCCGAGGGCTCGATCTCGAACTGATCAGGGAACTCAACCAGATTGCCGCCGGGTCGGTCACCCCGGATGTCACCCTCCTCCTCGACTTTTTACCGGAAGCAGGGTTGAACCGAGCCCGGCGCCGGAATGCAGGGAGCTCCGGACCCGACGAGGGGCGCTTCGAGGCTGAATCCCTCGCCTTTCACCAGAGGGTACGCCAGGGTTACCTCGACCTTGCCGCCAAAGAGGCGCGGTTCCGGGTCATCGATGCCAACGGCGACGAAGAGACGGTCGCCGCCCGGGTCCGGGCCGCCCTGGCCCCGCTCCTTGACCTGCGGAGCCGGACATGA
- a CDS encoding ATP-binding protein, with the protein MGLEGKMILLIENDPEHIRQIREAFAAAAAEAALEVVATPAQARAKIGQERPDLVIIDLLPQAAADGIELLQSATGTVEFPVIILARTGDEKSAVAAIKAGALDFLVRNEVNIRALPQIVEGRLREWKQLQLTREAEAELRQSKARYKRLYQQFQALLDGIPDILILFDANLKIGWINRAGMERFGIGALEDGTSPCCFEDFHGNREPCSDCPVQASFTSGKAEESLVTTPGGRIWGIKAFPLKGPDGEIQNVIELASEVTEKIKLRAEGVRASQLATLGELAAGVAHEINNPVNSIINFGQLLLDRHHDVDRDYEVAREIIDDGMRIARMVRSLLSFAQNRGEARRALRLDEIIAFCLDLSNSQLRKEGISVELDLPTDLPAVVVENQPIQQVVLNLISNARYALNEKYPPNHPGKRLSFRGRRLAGEDGARVRLEVTDFGTGIPAQVLGRVMDHYFTTKPPDRGNGLGLSMSREMVAKQGGELRIASIEGESTTVTLDLPAAEEEIV; encoded by the coding sequence ATGGGACTTGAGGGCAAGATGATCCTGCTGATTGAAAATGACCCGGAGCACATCCGCCAGATCCGGGAAGCCTTTGCCGCGGCGGCGGCTGAAGCGGCATTGGAGGTCGTGGCAACCCCCGCCCAGGCGCGGGCGAAAATAGGCCAGGAGCGCCCTGATCTGGTTATCATCGACCTGCTGCCGCAGGCTGCGGCGGATGGCATCGAGCTGCTCCAGTCGGCAACGGGTACTGTCGAATTTCCGGTGATTATTCTCGCCCGAACTGGGGACGAAAAAAGTGCGGTGGCCGCCATCAAGGCCGGCGCCCTGGACTTTCTGGTCCGCAACGAGGTCAATATCCGGGCCCTTCCGCAGATCGTTGAAGGGAGGTTGCGGGAATGGAAGCAACTCCAGCTGACCAGGGAGGCCGAAGCGGAGCTGCGCCAGAGCAAGGCCCGCTACAAGCGCCTCTATCAACAATTTCAGGCCCTCCTCGATGGCATCCCGGATATCCTGATCCTGTTCGACGCAAATCTCAAAATCGGCTGGATCAACCGAGCCGGCATGGAGCGTTTCGGAATCGGCGCATTGGAAGACGGGACGTCCCCCTGCTGTTTTGAAGACTTTCATGGTAACCGCGAGCCCTGTAGCGACTGCCCGGTGCAGGCCAGCTTCACCAGCGGCAAGGCCGAAGAGAGCCTGGTCACCACCCCAGGCGGCCGCATCTGGGGGATCAAGGCGTTTCCCCTCAAGGGTCCGGATGGGGAGATTCAGAACGTCATCGAGTTGGCCAGTGAAGTGACTGAAAAGATCAAGCTGCGGGCCGAAGGCGTGCGCGCCTCGCAATTGGCAACCCTCGGCGAACTGGCCGCCGGCGTTGCTCATGAAATCAACAACCCGGTCAACAGCATCATCAACTTCGGTCAGCTGCTTCTCGACCGTCACCATGACGTCGACCGGGATTACGAGGTCGCCCGGGAAATCATCGACGACGGAATGCGCATCGCCAGAATGGTGAGGAGCCTGCTCTCCTTTGCCCAGAACCGGGGCGAGGCCCGCCGGGCTCTGCGCCTTGATGAAATCATTGCATTTTGTCTCGACCTCTCCAATTCGCAGTTGCGCAAGGAAGGGATTTCTGTCGAACTCGACCTGCCCACCGACCTGCCGGCCGTGGTAGTGGAAAACCAGCCGATCCAGCAGGTGGTGCTCAACCTGATCAGCAACGCCCGTTATGCCCTCAACGAAAAATATCCCCCCAACCACCCGGGCAAGCGGCTCTCCTTCCGGGGCCGGAGACTGGCTGGGGAAGATGGGGCCAGGGTTCGGCTCGAGGTGACCGATTTCGGTACCGGCATTCCCGCCCAGGTCCTCGGGCGGGTGATGGACCACTACTTCACGACCAAGCCGCCCGATCGCGGCAACGGCCTAGGCCTGAGCATGAGCCGGGAGATGGTGGCGAAGCAGGGGGGCGAGCTGCGCATCGCCAGCATTGAGGGGGAATCGACCACCGTCACCCTCGATCTGCCGGCCGCGGAAGAGGAGATTGTATGA
- a CDS encoding SphA family protein, producing the protein MTRSKAILVAAALLLLPLFTTPAAAFDQPSVNLGFTSFLDGGPPAGPGFYFTEYIQYYTADKLADLPIPDPSVDVWVSLNQCIYQSNQALIGGGKWGVDLIVPIVSIDSDPLPDNGTGLGDILVGPYLQWDPVMGKSGPLFMQRVELQMIFPTGKYDSDKALNPGSNFFSFNPYWAATLFVTPKLTTSWRLHYLWNAKNDEPFGGASDAQAGQAVHGNFAAAYEVVPKMLRLGVNGYFFKQLTDSQVNGSDVAGKERVLAIGPGALLSFSQDTHLFLNAYFETNAAYRSEGERYLVRLVHHF; encoded by the coding sequence ATGACCCGATCAAAGGCGATTCTGGTCGCGGCGGCACTGCTGCTGCTTCCCCTCTTTACCACCCCGGCGGCGGCCTTCGACCAGCCCTCCGTCAACCTCGGCTTCACCAGCTTCCTCGACGGTGGTCCGCCTGCCGGCCCGGGCTTCTACTTCACCGAGTACATCCAGTACTACACCGCCGATAAACTCGCCGACCTGCCGATTCCTGATCCCAGCGTCGATGTCTGGGTCAGCCTCAACCAGTGCATCTACCAGTCGAACCAGGCCTTGATCGGGGGCGGTAAGTGGGGCGTAGACCTGATCGTGCCGATCGTCAGTATCGACAGTGATCCACTGCCAGACAACGGCACCGGTCTTGGCGATATTCTGGTCGGCCCCTACCTGCAGTGGGATCCGGTCATGGGCAAGAGCGGCCCGCTCTTTATGCAGCGTGTCGAGCTGCAGATGATCTTCCCCACCGGCAAGTATGACAGTGACAAGGCCCTCAATCCGGGGAGCAACTTCTTCTCCTTCAACCCCTACTGGGCGGCGACTCTCTTCGTCACCCCCAAGCTGACCACCTCCTGGCGCCTGCACTACCTCTGGAACGCCAAGAACGACGAACCCTTCGGCGGCGCCAGCGACGCCCAGGCCGGCCAGGCGGTGCACGGCAACTTCGCCGCCGCCTACGAGGTGGTGCCGAAGATGCTGCGCCTCGGCGTCAACGGCTACTTCTTCAAGCAACTGACTGATTCGCAGGTAAACGGCAGCGATGTCGCCGGCAAGGAACGGGTGCTGGCGATCGGCCCCGGCGCCCTGCTCAGCTTCTCCCAGGATACCCATCTCTTCCTCAACGCTTATTTCGAGACCAATGCCGCCTACCGCTCCGAAGGGGAGCGCTACCTGGTGCGGCTCGTTCACCACTTCTGA